In a genomic window of Buteo buteo chromosome 29, bButBut1.hap1.1, whole genome shotgun sequence:
- the LOC142025670 gene encoding lysosomal dipeptide transporter MFSD1-like: MAAAERASYRFAVLLFNCLLTFGSYFCFDIPSVLQEQFQGNLTCPNGTHNSSTGENSTLDCVEGLGMTPAQYNLLYAIYAWTNAVVVILAGFLIDKLGNRFGVFVFSLLTVLGSSIFALGSHFKGSSYLLPMMLTGRLLFGSGNGSLTIVQNRITAFWFKGKELALAFGLTLSFSRLGSVLNFFFTQQFEAKFGMQWTLWGGTLLCVLGFVSALTVSVLDKVGMKQLGLDGVIQQESKKVRIQDVQRLPLRYWLLVLTIMFFYNGVFPFVADASKFIQDKYSGYSQQAAAYIAGAVYDSSLVLSAAVGILIDYVGLRGIFAVGCAALTLPAFALLAFTFVPPLVSTIWLGITYSFAAASMWPSIPLVVPQATLGTAMGLATSVQMIGVGLSNLIVGHILGTKSSELKIPLWRWQQMMIFMLANTIACIVASISLNVVDKKQGGTLNRTRKGAPVEQEDRDPADAAPLLDDETGNEGTVS, translated from the exons atggcggcggcggagcggg CTTCCTACAGGTTCGCGGTGCTCCTCTTCAACTGCCTCCTCACCTTCGGCTCCTACTTCTGCTTCGACATCCCCAGCGTCCTGCAGGAGCAGTTCCAGGGG AACTTGACCTGCCCCAATGGAACCCATAATAGCAGCACTGGGGAGAATAGCACGCTGGACTGTGTTGAAGGCTTGGGAATGACACCTGCACAATACAATTTGCTGTACGCAATCTATGCTTGGAC AAATGCAGTCGTGGTTATTCTGGCTGGATTCCTGATTGATAAACTAGGAAATCGCT ttggtgtctttgttttctctcttctgactgtGCTGGGATCATCAATCTTTGCTCTAGGCTCACATTTCAAGGGGTCATCATACCTCCTACCAATGATGCTAACAGGAAGACTGCTCTTTGGCTCTGGGAATGGGTCACTTACTA TTGTGCAGAATCGTATCACAGCCTTCTGGTTCAAGGGGAAGGAACTGGCACTGGCATTTGGACTGACTCTGTCTTTCTCCCGTCTTGGGAGTGTCCTCAACTTCTTCTTCACCCAGCAGTTTGAGGCAAAATTTGGAATGCAGTGGACACTCTGGGGAG GTACCTTGCTCTgtgtgcttggttttgtttcagccCTCACAGTCAGTGTACTAGATAAAGTAGGCATGAAGCAGCTGGGCTTGGATGGGGTTATCCAGCAAGAATCCAAAAAAGTG CGGATTCAGGACGTCCAACGACTTCCCCTTCGCTACTGGCTCCTGGTCCTTACCATCATGTTCTTCTACAACGGAGTCTTCCCCTTTGTGGCCGACGCCAG caagttTATCCAGGATAAATATTCTGGTTACAGTCAGCAGGCAGCCGCTTATATTGCTGGGGCAGTGTATGACAGCTCCCTTGTTCTCTCTGCAGCAGTTGGCATATTAATT GACTACGTTGGACTGAGAGGCATCTTTGCTGTTGGCTGTGCTGCATTGACTCTGCCAGCCTTCGCTCTCCTGGCATTTACCTTTGTTCCTCCCTTAGTCTCTACCATCTGGTTGGGGATTACTTACTCCTTTGCTGCT GCTAGTATGTGGCCATCCATACCTCTTGTGGTCCCCCAAGCAACGTTAGGCACAGCTATGGGGCTTGCAACTTCTGTGCAGATGATTGGAGTTGGCCTTTCGAATCTCATTGTTGGACACATTCTAGGAACAAAGTCCAG TGAATTAAAGATCCCCTTGTGGCGCTGGCAACAGATGATGATCTTTATGTTGGCAAACACTATTGCATGCATTGTTGCCTCCATTAGCCTCAATGTTGTGGACAAGAAACAG GGTGGGACACTGAACAGAACAAGAAAGGGAGCACCTGTGGAGCAGGAGGACAGAGACCCTGCAGATGCAGCACCGCTCCTTGATGATGAAACAGGAAACGAAGGCACTGTCAGCTGA